The Coregonus clupeaformis isolate EN_2021a chromosome 8, ASM2061545v1, whole genome shotgun sequence genome has a segment encoding these proteins:
- the LOC121571126 gene encoding uncharacterized protein LOC121571126: MKGKSRQGRGGEAMMEGLMNDEADGPENAKITLSFPLSAALPAALTVHNHRSSSATSYPCRRHPSSATKGSNEGSAWKLDATTTDKRPPFKPPQRDSSPSSSSASSSPSSPMDLTEKDIKSPPPLFKAGLDSQFHRFPPRSSNGPIGCYPGEGHRLTNGTASPSKTAQILFNLSTVAYRGQGGRGTERKEKTGKKGGRVGSPQVGTNLHPPTLHLSPPPLPHPSSSFTLPPHSSSTLPDGPKPELICGVCHRLFSSASSLTAHMRLHRGGRALSCQHCGKAFIHNKRLQSHEASCTHFLSPALPSNIPLLPILPKEEPLEEGEVRVEGGQILGASEEDMKPGKGKKGRGLLVRHEGDVSELVGDEDHFVKVVDGHVIYFCSVCERSYMTLSSLKRHSNVHSWRRKYPCHFCDKVFALAEYRTKHEVWHTGERRYQCIFCWEAFATYYNLKTHQKAFHGISPDLISSEKTANGGYKQKVNALKFYRLLPMRSQKRPYKTYSDSLANGLLLPPSDLSAVPLPQPLDCSLPDSLDPSGLHSLISCSLPKGVKPDPDEIPAGFPLTVGLEQGEIPTLHHSLTGMALGRVADREAESEHVGSCGSSSKASVRNKVKTPKVSGSPELGLSSVITYGHSKPSVIVHGTAASSVIVHSNQVTSGAGKSPLSSPSPEASNSQTLPKVSAKPVKIHRESTESHRKRAKLVDSSGATEESERRSETGRSHHKSRKGHSKSDSSSAKQSSTGTEGKGAGPLCQITVRIGEEAMVKRSISETDLKRDRSPAPSRTKRTESSPQDAKEPRHSHHHHHHHKHRSHRSSSIEAEGERGGDGERENGEGDSRKKSPKAPGKVREYYFRQEVRKQWESEDDEDNLWRPYYSYKPKRKAPHAHKAKNWQRKLRYKRSLRLMRRAERLMDHVNKEAEDQEEEDGKMDEVEQGEGEVKDHMEEGEVPESLSTSSIPSKEKDKEGEEEIGEAHLKPTDPPLVSPQPPLSTSVSPMDTKRRPWSDGSASECDTCGRWFSSSRKRDKHELCHLLEFVCLLCRAPFPSRDQLEDHQRAQHPKAPDPSSVPSRAGSQSRDEGMETEIELTEVDRARERLILGKGSPSRLSRRSLARHTCPQCHKVCKTSSALNRHVRRHELSSSPEREREETQTEPKAAAETTVSTVSKDVDTMSDHVPGVQSVPVISYPIPEPQHSSEGIEPLQCASQPSEVKAKHQTPTLCSDPEHKELNELTTPIPDREPSPQIIQPPPEIPMAAIPTADRPTPSPSFCCSSALQGVLVMSSGAECLDYRTPRKRSLEGQDHRRTSPAPVTGTPTASPNMPPTLQMRISHTAAPPSVAMTTVPLQGVCGVKQERDIVGKGLRQGCGMGLLHHAGFKDSPVAQDLRVPPLSRSPSPNQAQDLTMSSILAREREVERERQREWEREMKRELEREQDMERELERGRQRERDMDRELGRRKQREREMDRELGRERQRERVMERAQQSRGASLHEQTRDMEGTLLVPKEEPISPAPSPIHTPIQTTINSPPLQRRPSKSPRRSPTAMDLLMQANRQAAQSLHGTQGLERFQLPTGSVSCSDRPSAHALLLPRAPPPSEEEALDHSPAPSRDPHRGEVTTRGYPMQDYPLPLIVQGGYRSGKKQEDNLLMSYPTGPLAFGPLGKMVPTGDLAKLPFYPDPYHLLYGPQLLAYPYNLATLPMALNMMAPGGDKVEPLPFLPALFNYAAAAGPYAGMAPHHLVGNPSLYNSSGGSSKKQRDNSNGKL; encoded by the coding sequence ATGAAGGGTAAAAGCAGGCAGGGCCGAGGAGGGGAGGCCATGATGGAGGGGCTGATGAATGACGAGGCAGACGGCCCCGAGAACGCTAAGATCACCCTCAGCTTCCCCCTCAGCGCTGCCCTGCCCGCTGCCCTCACCGTTCACAACCACCGCTCCTCCTCAGCCACATCCTACCCCTGCCGCCGACACCCCTCCTCAGCCACCAAGGGGTCCAACGAGGGGTCAGCGTGGAAACTGGATGCCACCACCACGGACAAACGGCCGCCCTTTAAGCCCCCCCAGCGGGACAGCTCCCCGTCCTCTTCCTCCGCCTcctcttccccttcctctcccATGGATCTTACCGAAAAGGACATCAAATCTCCCCCGCCTCTTTTCAAAGCAGGTCTGGACTCCCAGTTCCACAGGTTCCCCCCCAGGTCCTCCAATGGGCCTATAGGGTGTTACCCAGGGGAGGGTCACAGACTGACCAATGGCACGGCCTCACCCTCAAAGACTGCACAGATCCTGTTCAACCTGAGCACTGTGGCTTATCGGGGCCAGGGGGGGcggggcacagaaagaaaggagaAAACAGGAAAAAAAGGAGGGAGGGTGGGCAGCCCCCAAGTTGGAACAAACCTACACCCGCCCACCCTCCACctttctccacctcctcttcctcacccctcctcctctttcactcttcctcctcactcctcctccaccctcccagaTGGCCCCAAGCCGGAGCTGATATGTGGGGTGTGCCACCGCCTCTTCAGCTCCGCCTCGTCTCTCACGGCCCACATGCGGCTGCACCGTGGCGGCCGGGCCCTCAGCTGTCAGCACTGTGGCAAAGCCTTCATCCATAACAAAAGACTACAGTCCCACGAGGCCTCCTGCACGCACTTTCTGAGCCCGGCCCTCCCATCTAACATCCCCCTTCTCCCCATCCTTCCGAAAGAGGAGCccctggaggagggggaggttagGGTGGAGGGAGGACAGATTCTGGGGGCAAGTGAGGAGGATATGAAGCCTGGCAAAGGGAAAAAAGGGCGAGGTCTCCTGGTTCGGCACGAAGGCGACGTGTCAGAGCTGGTGGGGGACGAGGACCACTTCGTCAAGGTGGTGGACGGCCACGTCATCTACTTCTGCTCGGTGTGCGAGCGCTCCTACATGACCCTGTCCAGCCTCAAGCGTCACTCCAACGTGCACTCATGGCGCCGCAAGTACCCCTGCCACTTCTGCGACAAGGTGTTCGCCCTGGCTGAGTACCGCACCAAGCATGAGGTGTGGCACACGGGCGAGCGCCGCTACCAATGCATCTTCTGCTGGGAGGCCTTCGCCACCTACTACAACCTGAAGACCCACCAGAAGGCTTTCCATGGCATCAGCCCGGACCTCATTTCCAGCGAAAAGACAGCCAATGGTGGTTACAAGCAGAAGGTCAACGCCCTCAAGTTCTACCGCCTGCTCCCCATGCGTTCCCAGAAGAGGCCCTACAAGACCTACAGCGACTCCCTGGCCAACGGCCTGCTGCTGCCCCCGTCTGACCTCTCTGCCGTCCCCCTGCCTCAGCCCCTGGACTGCAGCCTGCCTGACTCCCTGGACCCCAGTGGCCTTCACAGCCTCATCAGTTGCTCTCTACCCAAGGGTGTGAAGCCTGACCCTGACGAGATCCCTGCCGGCTTCCCCCTCACAGTGGGCCTTGAGCAGGGAGAGATCCCCACACTGCACCACTCTCTAACAGGCATGGCCTTAGGGAGAGTAGCTGACAGAGAGGCAGAGTCAGAGCATGTAGGTAGCTGTGGCAGCAGCTCCAAGGCATCCGTTCGTAACAAAGTCAAAACTCCCAAGGTCAGCGGTAGCCCAGAGTTGGGTTTGTCCTCTGTCATTACATACGGCCACTCAAAGCCTTCCGTCATAGTGCACGGCACAGCGGCGTCATCCGTCATTGTCCATAGCAACCAGGTCACCTCTGGGGCCGGGAAAAGCCCCCTGAGCAGCCCCTCCCCTGAAGCTAGCAACAGCCAGACACTCCCCAAGGTCAGTGCAAAGCCTGTTAAAATTCACAGGGAAAGTACGGAGAGCCATAGGAAGAGAGCTAAATTAGTGGACAGTTCAGGCGCCACAGAGGAGTCGGAGAGGAGATCAGAAACAGGTAGGTCCCATCATAAGTCCCGCAAGGGGCACAGCAAGAGTGACAGCTCCTCAGCCAAACAGTCGTCCACAGGGACAGAGGGCAAAGGGGCTGGGCCGCTGTGCCAGATCACGGTGCGGATAGGCGAGGAGGCCATGGTCAAACGCAGCATCTCCGAAACTGACCTCAAGAGGGACAGGAGCCCCGCTCCTTCCAGAACCAAAAGGACGGAATCCTCCCCACAGGACGCCAAGGAACCTCGCCactcccaccaccaccatcatcaccacaaaCACCGCTCCCATCGCAGCTCTAGCATCGaagctgagggggagagaggaggagatggggagagagaaaatggagaggGGGACAGCCGGAAGAAAAGCCCCAAAGCCCCGGGCAAGGTCAGAGAGTACTACTTCCGCCAGGAGGTGCGCAAGCAGTGGGAGAGTGAGGACGATGAGGACAACCTCTGGAGGCCCTACTACTCATACAAGCCCAAGAGGAAGGCCCCTCATGCCCACAAAGCAAAGAACTGGCAACGCAAACTCCGCTACAAACGCTCCCTCCGGCTGATGAGGAGGGCAGAGAGACTCATGGACCATGTGAACAAGGAGGCGGAGGACCAAGAGGAAGAGGATGGAAAGATGGATGAGGTGGAGCAGGGTGAGGGGGAGGTGAAAGATcacatggaggagggagaggtaccTGAATCCCTCAGTACTTCCTCTATACCTTCAAAAGAGAAGGAcaaagagggggaggaagaaatCGGGGAAGCCCACCTTAAGCCCACTGATCCTCCCCTGGTCTCTCCCCAGCCCCCATTGTCTACCTCAGTCTCCCCTATGGACACAAAACGCCGGCCCTGGTCCGATGGGAGTGCGTCGGAGTGCGATACATGCGGCCGCTGGTTCTCCAGTTCCAGGAAGCGGGATAAACACGAGCTTTGCCACTTGCTAGAGTTTGTGTGCCTCCTCTGTAGGGCCCCCTTCCCTTCCAGAGACCAGCTAGAGGACCACCAGAGAGCCCAACACCCCAAAGCCCCCGACCCCTCTTCTGTGCCATCCCGAGCAGGGTCTCAGTCACGAGATGAGGGCATGGAGACGGAGATTGAGTTAACAGAGGTAGACAGGGCAAGAGAGAGGCTTATACTAGGGAAGGGAAGTCCAAGTCGCCTAAGCAGGAGGTCGTTGGCGAGACACACCTGTCCGCAGTGCCATAAGGTGTGCAAGACATCCTCAGCGCTAAACCGCCACGTTAGGCGCCACGAGTTAAGCAGCTCCCCggaaagagaaagggaggagacgCAGACAGAGCCAAAAGCAGCAGCAGAGACAACAGTTAGCACTGTTAGCAAAGACGTAGATACCATGAGTGACCATGTTCCCGGTGTTCAGTCTGTCCCAGTTATCAGCTACCCTATCCCAGAGCCACAGCATAGTAGCGAGGGCATAGAGCCGCTGCAGTGCGCGAGCCAGCCTAGCGAAGTGAAAGCAAAGCACCAAACTCCAACACTGTGCAGCGACCCTGAACACAAAGAACTTAATGAACTCACAACTCCCATTCCTGACAGAGAGCCCAGTCCACAGATTATTCAGCCCCCTCCAGAGATCCCCATGGCCGCTATCCCCACAGCCGACCGGCCCACACCATCTCCCTCCTTCTGTTGCTCCTCGGCCCTCCAGGGCGTGCTGGTCATGAGCAGCGGAGCTGAATGTTTGGACTACCGGACCCCCAGGAAGAGGAGTCTGGAGGGGCAGGACCACAGGAGGACCAGCCCTGCACCTGTCACAGGAACACCCACCGCTTCTCCAAATATGCCCCCGACCTTGCAGATGAGAATCAGCCATACTGCTGCTCCTCCGTCCGTTGCCATGACAACAGTGCCCCTCCAAGGGGTCTGTGGCGTGAAACAGGAGAGGGatattgttggaaaaggactGAGGCAGGGATGTGGGATGGGCCTCCTCCATCATGCTGGTTTTAAGGACTCACCAGTGGCCCAAGATCTCAGGGTCCCGCCCTTGTCCAGGAGCCCCAGTCCCAACCAAGCACAAGACCTGACCATGTCCTCGATTCTAGccagggagagggaggtggagagggaaaggcagagagaatgggagagggagatgaagagagagctggaaagggaacaggatatggagagagagttggaaagggGGAGGCAGAGGGAAAGGGATATGGACAGAGAGCTGggaaggaggaagcagagggagagggagatggacagagagctgggaagggagaggcagagagaaagggtGATGGAGAGGGCTCAGCAGTCTAGGGGAGCATCACTACACGAGCAGaccagagacatggaggggaccCTCCTGGTACCCAAAGAGGAGCCAATTAGTCCCGCACCGTCCCCGATACACACACCCATTCAAACTACTATTAACAGCCCACCCTTGCAGAGGCGGCCCTCCAAGTCCCCTCGCCGCTCCCCCACTGCCATGGACCTGCTGATGCAGGCCAACCGACAGGCTGCCCAGTCCCTGCATGGCACACAGGGCCTTGAGAGGTTTCAGTTGCCCACTGGGTCGGTTAGTTGCAGCGACCGCCCCTCGGCCCATGCCCTGCTGCTCCCCCGGGCCCCCCCGCCATCTGAGGAAGAGGCCCTGGACCACTCCCCAGCGCCATCCAGAGACCCTCATAGAGGGGAGGTCACCACCAGGGGATACCCTATGCAGGACTACCCCCTGCCCCTCATCGTCCAGGGCGGCTACCGCTCTGGCAAGAAGCAGGAGGACAACCTGCTCATGTCCTACCCGACGGGGCCTCTTGCCTTCGGGCCGCTGGGGAAGATGGTGCCTACCGGGGATCTTGCCAAACTGCCGTTCTACCCCGACCCCTACCACCTGCTCTACGGGCCGCAGCTGCTGGCCTACCCCTACAACCTGGCCACCTTGCCCATGGCTCTAAACATGATGGCCCCCGGGGGGGACAAGGTGGAGCCGCTGCCCTTCCTTCCCGCCCTCTTCAACTACGCTGCTGCAGCTGGTCCCTACGCTGGCATGGCACCACACCACCTAGTGGGCAACCCCAGCCTCTACAACAGCAGCGGCGGCAGCAGCAAGAAACAGCGGGACAACAGCAACGGAAAGTTGTAG